One Campylobacter lari DNA segment encodes these proteins:
- a CDS encoding 2-oxoacid:acceptor oxidoreductase family protein, whose protein sequence is MKYQLRFCGEGGQGVITAGEILAKAAIKEGRNAFKASTYTSQVRGGPTKVDIIIDENEIFFPYAVEGEVSFMLSTADKGYHSFKDGVSNGGVIIVEPNLVHPSKEDYARWKIFEIPIITIAKEEVGNVATQSVVALAIAAYMSKCIDIDALKQTMLDMVPAKTKEANAKAFDLGIEYAKKAQVVS, encoded by the coding sequence ATGAAATATCAATTAAGATTTTGCGGTGAAGGTGGACAAGGGGTTATCACTGCAGGTGAAATTTTAGCTAAAGCTGCCATTAAAGAAGGACGCAATGCTTTTAAAGCTTCTACTTATACTTCTCAAGTTAGAGGTGGGCCAACTAAGGTTGATATTATCATTGATGAAAATGAAATCTTTTTTCCTTATGCAGTAGAAGGTGAAGTTAGTTTTATGCTTTCAACTGCTGATAAGGGTTATCATAGTTTTAAAGATGGTGTTAGTAATGGTGGCGTTATAATTGTAGAGCCAAATTTAGTTCATCCAAGCAAAGAAGATTATGCTAGATGGAAAATTTTTGAAATTCCTATTATTACTATAGCTAAAGAAGAAGTAGGTAATGTAGCTACTCAATCAGTTGTTGCTCTAGCTATAGCTGCTTATATGAGTAAATGTATTGATATTGATGCATTAAAACAAACTATGCTTGATATGGTACCTGCAAAAACTAAAGAAGCAAATGCTAAAGCTTTTGATTTAGGTATAGAATACGCTAAAAAAGCACAAGTAGTTTCTTGA
- a CDS encoding 2-oxoglutarate synthase subunit alpha, producing the protein MREVISTGNVLVAKAAIDCGCKFFGGYPITPSSEIAHELSHMLPKNDGTFIQMEDEISGISVALGASMSGVKSMTASSGPGISLKAEQIGLGFIAEIPLVIVNVMRGGPSTGLPTRVAQGDLFQAKAPTHGDYASIALAPASLEEAYTETIRAFNLAEKYMTPVFLLLDETIGHMNGKAKLPDLEELEIINRKKFTGDKKDYKPYAAGENEAATLNPFFEGYRYHITGLHHGDIGFPTEDGAIVDKNIKRLFGKIKNNTDEICTYEEFMCDDAQFLIIAYGSVARSAKEAILRLREEGLKVGLFRPITLYPVAEKKITQVVSKFEKVMVSELNMGQYLEEIQRVSKRDDFISLHRANGRPITPSEIIAKVKENM; encoded by the coding sequence ATGAGAGAAGTGATATCAACAGGTAATGTTTTAGTAGCAAAAGCTGCAATTGATTGTGGCTGTAAATTTTTTGGTGGTTATCCAATTACCCCAAGTTCTGAAATAGCACATGAATTAAGTCATATGCTACCAAAAAATGATGGTACTTTTATACAAATGGAAGATGAAATTTCAGGTATTAGTGTGGCTTTGGGTGCTTCTATGAGCGGGGTAAAATCCATGACAGCAAGTAGTGGACCTGGAATTTCTTTAAAAGCTGAGCAAATTGGTTTGGGTTTTATAGCTGAAATTCCACTAGTAATTGTAAATGTTATGAGAGGTGGTCCATCAACTGGTCTTCCAACAAGAGTTGCACAAGGAGATTTATTTCAAGCAAAAGCTCCAACACACGGAGATTATGCAAGCATAGCTTTAGCTCCTGCTTCATTGGAAGAAGCTTACACTGAAACCATTAGAGCTTTTAATCTAGCTGAAAAATACATGACACCAGTATTTTTACTTTTAGATGAAACTATAGGACATATGAATGGTAAGGCAAAATTACCTGATTTAGAAGAATTAGAAATTATCAACCGTAAAAAATTTACGGGCGATAAAAAAGATTATAAACCTTATGCAGCAGGGGAAAATGAAGCTGCTACGCTAAATCCTTTCTTTGAAGGTTATCGTTATCATATCACAGGGCTTCATCATGGAGATATAGGTTTTCCAACTGAAGATGGAGCGATAGTAGATAAAAATATAAAAAGATTATTTGGTAAAATCAAAAATAATACCGATGAAATTTGCACTTATGAAGAGTTTATGTGTGATGATGCGCAGTTTTTAATCATTGCTTATGGAAGCGTTGCAAGATCTGCCAAAGAAGCTATCTTAAGACTTAGAGAAGAGGGTTTAAAAGTAGGACTTTTTAGACCAATCACGCTTTATCCAGTAGCTGAGAAAAAAATAACTCAAGTGGTATCTAAATTTGAAAAAGTTATGGTAAGTGAGCTTAATATGGGGCAATATTTAGAAGAAATTCAAAGAGTAAGTAAAAGAGATGATTTTATTAGCTTGCACCGTGCAAATGGTCGCCCTATAACCCCAAGTGAAATTATTGCTAAAGTAAAGGAGAATATGTAA
- a CDS encoding 2-oxoglutarate ferredoxin oxidoreductase subunit beta — protein sequence MAFNYDEYLRVDKLPTQWCWGCGDGVVLKAIIRAIQKLGWNMDDVCLVSGIGCSGRMSSYVNCNTVHTTHGRAIAYATGIKLANPKKHVIVVSGDGDTLAIGGNHTIHGCRRNIDLTHILINNFIYGLTNSQTSPTTPQGFYTVTAQAGNIDPNFDACELTKAAGASFVARTNVIEANKLENIIFKALSHKGYSFVDVFSNCHINLGRKNKMGEAVSMLDWIKNRCVEKSKFEQLDYEQKADKFPTGILHQDESKVEYCEAYEEVRRALKEKRMVDLGALK from the coding sequence ATGGCTTTTAATTATGATGAATATTTAAGAGTAGATAAACTTCCAACACAATGGTGCTGGGGTTGTGGGGATGGCGTTGTTTTAAAAGCTATTATTAGAGCTATTCAAAAACTTGGCTGGAATATGGATGATGTTTGCTTAGTTTCTGGTATAGGTTGTAGTGGTAGAATGAGTTCTTATGTAAATTGTAATACAGTGCATACTACCCATGGTAGAGCTATTGCTTATGCAACAGGGATTAAACTAGCAAATCCTAAAAAACATGTAATTGTAGTAAGCGGAGATGGTGATACGTTAGCAATTGGTGGAAATCACACCATTCATGGATGTAGAAGAAATATAGATTTAACCCATATTTTAATCAATAATTTTATTTATGGTCTTACAAATTCACAAACTTCGCCAACTACCCCGCAAGGCTTTTATACTGTTACTGCTCAAGCAGGTAATATAGACCCAAATTTTGATGCTTGTGAGCTTACTAAAGCTGCAGGAGCTTCTTTTGTAGCAAGAACAAATGTTATAGAGGCAAATAAACTTGAAAATATCATTTTTAAAGCTTTATCGCACAAGGGTTATAGTTTTGTAGATGTATTTTCAAACTGCCATATTAATCTTGGTAGAAAAAATAAAATGGGCGAAGCTGTAAGCATGCTTGATTGGATTAAAAATCGTTGTGTTGAAAAGTCTAAATTTGAACAATTAGACTATGAGCAAAAAGCAGATAAATTTCCTACAGGAATTTTACACCAAGATGAAAGCAAGGTAGAATATTGTGAAGCTTATGAAGAGGTTAGAAGAGCTTTGAAAGAAAAAAGAATGGTTGATTTAGGAGCATTAAAATGA
- a CDS encoding acetolactate synthase large subunit, whose amino-acid sequence MKELNGSQMICEALKEENVKVVFGYPGGAALNIYDEIYKQTHFKHILVRHEQAALHSADAYARMSGEVGVAVVTSGPGFTNTVTGLATAYSDSIPLVLISAQVANSLIGTDAFQEIDAIGISRPCVKHNYLVKNIEELPKILKEAFYIATTGRKGPVHIDIPKDVTAAIGKWHYPKEISMKTYKPTYKGNIKQIKKLVSLIKNAQKPLFYLGGGCIASNASDELRELIHFCQIPAVETLMALGTLRSDDELNLKMAGMHGSYCANIALSECDLLIAVGARFDDRITGKTSEFAKGAKIVHIDIDPSSISKIIEAHFPIVGDIKSVILDTLEELKKESFDNTKYQEWFKTLQRYQQLYPLIYEDSDEVLKPQWVIEECARLAPDARIITDVGQHQMWVAQFYPFNYARQLATSGGQGTMGYSLPAALGAKLAVDEEVVVNFVGDGSFLMNIQELMTASAYGIKVINIILNNSFLGMVRQWQSMFYKERFSNTDLTSQPDFVTIAKGFHCEGYNVFSKEEFQKAFKVALESKKTCVLNVAIDRYEDVLPMVPAGGAIYNMILPSYKNKDKK is encoded by the coding sequence ATGAAAGAGCTAAATGGCTCGCAAATGATTTGTGAAGCATTAAAAGAAGAAAATGTTAAAGTAGTTTTTGGTTATCCCGGTGGTGCGGCTTTAAATATTTATGATGAAATTTATAAGCAAACTCATTTTAAACACATTTTAGTAAGACACGAGCAAGCAGCCTTGCATAGTGCTGATGCTTATGCTAGAATGAGTGGTGAGGTTGGTGTGGCAGTAGTTACAAGTGGACCTGGTTTTACTAATACAGTTACAGGTTTAGCTACTGCTTATAGTGATTCTATACCTTTAGTTTTAATTTCAGCTCAAGTTGCAAATTCTTTAATAGGAACAGATGCTTTTCAAGAAATTGATGCTATAGGTATTTCAAGACCTTGTGTAAAGCATAATTATTTAGTAAAAAATATCGAAGAATTACCTAAAATTTTAAAAGAAGCTTTTTATATTGCTACAACAGGTAGAAAAGGGCCTGTGCATATTGATATACCAAAAGATGTTACTGCTGCTATAGGTAAATGGCATTATCCTAAAGAAATTTCTATGAAAACTTATAAACCAACCTATAAAGGAAATATCAAACAAATTAAAAAATTAGTAAGTTTGATTAAAAATGCTCAAAAACCTTTATTTTACTTAGGTGGAGGTTGTATAGCTTCTAATGCTAGTGATGAATTAAGAGAATTAATTCATTTTTGTCAAATTCCTGCAGTTGAAACCTTGATGGCTCTAGGAACTTTAAGAAGTGATGATGAGCTTAATTTAAAAATGGCAGGCATGCATGGGAGTTATTGTGCAAATATTGCTTTAAGTGAGTGTGATTTACTCATTGCTGTGGGCGCTAGGTTTGATGATAGGATTACTGGTAAAACAAGTGAATTTGCTAAGGGTGCAAAAATCGTTCATATTGATATAGATCCAAGCTCTATTTCTAAAATCATCGAAGCGCATTTTCCTATAGTTGGGGATATTAAAAGTGTTATTTTAGATACCTTAGAAGAATTAAAAAAAGAAAGTTTTGATAATACAAAATACCAAGAATGGTTTAAAACTTTACAAAGATATCAGCAATTATATCCTTTAATCTATGAAGACAGTGATGAAGTTTTAAAACCTCAATGGGTTATAGAAGAATGTGCTAGATTAGCTCCTGATGCAAGGATAATTACTGATGTAGGACAGCATCAAATGTGGGTAGCACAATTTTATCCGTTTAATTATGCAAGACAACTTGCAACAAGTGGTGGGCAAGGAACTATGGGGTATTCTTTACCAGCTGCGCTTGGAGCTAAATTAGCTGTGGATGAAGAAGTGGTGGTAAATTTTGTAGGCGATGGTTCTTTTTTAATGAATATCCAAGAGCTAATGACAGCAAGTGCTTATGGAATTAAAGTGATTAATATCATTTTAAATAATTCTTTTTTAGGCATGGTAAGACAATGGCAAAGTATGTTCTATAAAGAAAGATTTTCTAATACAGATTTAACAAGCCAGCCTGATTTTGTCACTATTGCTAAAGGTTTTCATTGTGAGGGTTATAATGTCTTTAGTAAAGAAGAATTTCAAAAAGCTTTTAAAGTAGCCTTAGAATCTAAAAAAACTTGTGTTTTAAATGTAGCTATAGATCGTTATGAAGATGTATTGCCTATGGTACCTGCAGGTGGAGCTATTTATAATATGATTTTACCTAGCTATAAAAACAAGGATAAAAAATGA